From Cellvibrio zantedeschiae, the proteins below share one genomic window:
- the carA gene encoding glutamine-hydrolyzing carbamoyl-phosphate synthase small subunit: MNTLAKRPALLVLADGSVFRGTAIGADGLSVGEVVFNTAITGYQEILTDPSYAQQIVTLTYPHIGNTGTTQEDAECDRIWASGLVIRDLPLLASNFRNTQSLSDYLKARNVVGIADIDTRRLTRLLRDKGAQNGAIIAGDDVDEAKALAAAKAFGGLKGLDLAKEVTISEAYQWNESSWELGKGHTALTAPKKFKVVAYDYGVKRNILRLLADRDCDLTVVPAKTTAAEVLAMNPDGVFLSNGPGDPEPCTYAIDAIKEILETDIPVFGICLGHQLLALASGAKTLKMKFGHHGGNHPVQDLDSKRVMITAQNHGFAVEEASLPANLKATHKSLFDGSLQGIHRTDKPAFSFQGHPEASPGPHEADTLFDHFIELMQARKS; encoded by the coding sequence TTGAATACTCTCGCGAAGAGACCCGCGCTACTCGTACTTGCAGACGGTAGTGTTTTTCGTGGCACTGCTATTGGTGCCGATGGCTTATCCGTTGGTGAGGTAGTTTTTAATACCGCCATTACCGGATACCAGGAAATTCTCACTGATCCATCTTACGCCCAACAAATTGTCACCCTCACTTATCCGCACATAGGCAATACCGGTACCACCCAGGAAGATGCTGAATGTGATCGAATTTGGGCTTCTGGTTTAGTAATTCGTGATTTACCTCTGTTAGCCAGTAATTTCCGCAATACCCAAAGCCTTTCTGATTATCTTAAAGCCCGCAATGTAGTTGGCATCGCTGATATAGATACCCGTCGTTTGACTCGCTTACTGCGTGATAAAGGTGCCCAAAACGGCGCTATCATCGCAGGTGATGACGTTGATGAAGCCAAAGCCTTGGCAGCAGCAAAAGCTTTCGGCGGTTTGAAAGGTTTGGATTTGGCGAAAGAAGTTACTATCAGCGAAGCTTACCAATGGAATGAAAGTAGCTGGGAATTGGGCAAAGGCCACACAGCACTGACCGCACCTAAAAAATTCAAAGTTGTTGCTTACGATTACGGTGTAAAGCGCAACATTCTTCGTCTTTTGGCTGATCGCGATTGCGATTTGACCGTGGTTCCAGCCAAAACCACCGCCGCTGAAGTGTTGGCGATGAATCCCGATGGTGTTTTCCTCTCCAACGGCCCTGGCGATCCAGAGCCTTGTACTTACGCCATTGATGCGATTAAAGAAATCCTCGAAACCGACATCCCTGTATTTGGCATTTGCCTCGGTCACCAATTGTTGGCTTTGGCCTCTGGTGCTAAGACCTTGAAGATGAAGTTCGGTCACCACGGCGGTAACCACCCTGTACAAGATTTGGATAGCAAGCGCGTAATGATCACTGCCCAAAACCACGGTTTTGCGGTAGAAGAAGCGAGCTTGCCCGCGAACCTCAAAGCGACCCACAAGTCCCTGTTTGATGGTTCATTGCAAGGTATTCACCGCACTGACAAGCCGGCTTTTAGCTTCCAGGGGCACCCCGAAGCAAGCCCGGGCCCACACGAAGCGGATACCTTGTTCGATCACTTTATTGAATTGATGCAGGCTCGTAAGAGCTAA
- a CDS encoding DUF808 domain-containing protein: MAGSSLLLLIDDIAAVLDDVAVMTKVAAKKTAGVLGDDLALNAEQVSGVRAERELPVVWAVAKGSFINKAILVPAALLISAFVPWLITPLLMIGGLYLCYEGVEKLAHKFLHSDAEEKAEHDALEAALHNPHVDMVDFEREKIKGAIRTDFVLSAEIIVITLGAIAKAAFMVQVAAVITVAILMTVGVYGFVALIVKLDDMGLHLLQKQGQGAWLGFQHKVGKGLLVTAPVLMKVLSVAGTVAMFLVGGGILAHGLPFFHGIEHSIEHYYGGFAAILGGSLANMVLGVVAGAIALLVTSLVGKLFSKPKAAH; this comes from the coding sequence ATGGCCGGTTCCAGTTTGCTACTGTTGATCGACGACATCGCCGCCGTGCTTGATGACGTTGCAGTCATGACCAAGGTCGCCGCAAAAAAAACCGCAGGTGTATTGGGTGATGATCTTGCGCTCAATGCCGAACAGGTTTCCGGTGTACGTGCGGAGCGGGAGTTGCCAGTAGTTTGGGCGGTTGCTAAAGGTTCTTTTATCAATAAAGCCATTCTGGTGCCGGCAGCTTTGTTGATCAGTGCTTTCGTTCCCTGGTTGATCACACCGCTGTTGATGATTGGCGGTTTGTATTTGTGCTACGAGGGTGTGGAAAAACTCGCGCACAAATTCCTGCACAGTGATGCAGAAGAAAAAGCCGAGCACGATGCATTGGAAGCCGCGTTGCACAATCCTCACGTTGATATGGTGGATTTTGAACGGGAGAAAATCAAAGGCGCAATTCGTACAGATTTTGTCCTCTCCGCAGAGATTATCGTAATCACCCTGGGCGCAATTGCCAAAGCAGCTTTTATGGTTCAGGTCGCGGCAGTCATTACGGTAGCGATTCTGATGACGGTAGGGGTTTACGGTTTTGTGGCGCTTATCGTGAAGTTGGACGATATGGGCTTGCATCTCCTGCAAAAGCAAGGGCAGGGCGCCTGGCTTGGCTTCCAACACAAGGTCGGCAAAGGCCTGCTGGTCACTGCACCGGTCTTAATGAAAGTCTTATCTGTCGCGGGAACTGTCGCCATGTTTTTGGTTGGCGGCGGTATACTGGCGCACGGCTTGCCCTTTTTTCATGGGATCGAGCACAGTATCGAGCATTACTACGGTGGGTTTGCAGCCATTCTCGGCGGTTCACTTGCCAATATGGTTTTAGGTGTAGTGGCTGGCGCAATCGCGCTTTTAGTAACTAGCCTTGTGGGTAAATTATTTTCTAAACCTAAAGCCGCTCATTAA
- a CDS encoding retropepsin-like aspartic protease family protein has translation MKALVAIIFAVLAPICFGFEIEAKMLAQGSAILLIDGKQRMLRAGTKSPEGVLLVSADGTQAVLEIEGKRKTISLSRGIVNQFKTAEKTEIRIASSLGGHYQTKGLINGSAVDFLVDTGATTIAMNHFEAERLGIDYRAGTPINVNTANGIAKAFLVTLSSVSVGNIVIHQVPAAVSSTDSPSVVLLGNSYLSKVDLKIDQGVLVLKEK, from the coding sequence ATGAAAGCATTGGTGGCCATAATATTTGCTGTACTAGCGCCTATATGTTTTGGTTTTGAAATTGAAGCCAAGATGCTCGCGCAGGGTAGCGCTATATTACTGATTGATGGCAAGCAACGTATGTTGCGTGCAGGCACCAAAAGCCCCGAAGGCGTGTTGCTGGTTTCTGCTGATGGCACACAAGCTGTATTGGAAATTGAAGGAAAGCGTAAAACGATTTCTTTATCGCGTGGCATAGTCAACCAGTTTAAAACAGCGGAAAAAACTGAAATACGCATTGCCAGTAGTCTTGGTGGGCATTACCAAACAAAAGGTTTAATCAACGGAAGCGCAGTTGATTTTTTAGTGGATACGGGCGCGACTACAATTGCGATGAATCACTTTGAGGCAGAACGCTTGGGAATTGATTATCGCGCCGGAACCCCGATTAACGTCAACACGGCTAATGGTATTGCAAAAGCATTCCTCGTTACCTTGTCGAGCGTGTCGGTTGGCAATATTGTTATACACCAGGTGCCCGCAGCAGTAAGCAGTACAGATTCGCCATCGGTTGTTTTATTGGGTAATAGTTATCTCAGTAAAGTGGATTTAAAAATTGATCAAGGCGTGTTGGTACTAAAAGAAAAATAA
- the dapB gene encoding 4-hydroxy-tetrahydrodipicolinate reductase, protein MTTRIAIAGAAGRMGKALIESTHKNSDTTLAAAIVRPTSSLVGVDAGEFGGLGKIDVKIVGDIAAVVDQFDVLIDFSSPAATLANVKICAAHKKPIVVGTTGFSDAEKAELLSYQTQIPLLLSANFSTGVNLCFKLLDIAARVLGDEYDVEVYEAHHRHKVDSPSGTAVRMGEVLANALDRDLKKVAVYGREGQIGARPRDTIGFATVRGGDVVGDHTVMFMADGERVEITHKASSRLAFSNGAVRAAIWLQQQKNGLFDMQDVLGLR, encoded by the coding sequence ATGACAACAAGAATTGCAATCGCCGGTGCTGCTGGCCGTATGGGTAAAGCACTTATTGAATCTACCCATAAAAATTCTGATACAACTTTGGCTGCTGCAATTGTTCGCCCTACAAGTTCATTGGTTGGTGTTGATGCAGGCGAGTTTGGCGGCCTCGGTAAAATTGATGTAAAAATAGTGGGCGATATTGCAGCTGTTGTTGATCAATTTGACGTTTTGATTGATTTCAGTTCGCCAGCGGCGACACTCGCTAACGTAAAAATTTGTGCCGCTCACAAAAAGCCAATCGTCGTAGGTACAACAGGTTTTAGCGATGCTGAAAAAGCTGAGCTGCTTTCTTATCAAACGCAAATTCCTTTATTGCTTTCTGCTAACTTTTCTACCGGTGTAAATCTTTGTTTTAAATTACTCGATATTGCAGCGCGTGTATTGGGTGATGAATACGACGTGGAAGTTTACGAAGCCCATCATCGCCACAAAGTGGATTCTCCTTCAGGTACGGCTGTGCGCATGGGTGAAGTTTTGGCGAATGCATTAGATCGCGATTTGAAAAAAGTGGCTGTCTATGGTCGCGAAGGCCAAATTGGCGCGCGTCCGCGTGACACTATTGGTTTTGCAACTGTGCGCGGTGGCGACGTAGTGGGCGATCACACCGTTATGTTTATGGCAGATGGCGAGCGTGTTGAAATTACGCACAAAGCGTCCAGTCGTTTGGCATTTTCAAACGGCGCTGTGCGTGCGGCGATTTGGTTGCAACAACAAAAAAATGGTTTGTTTGATATGCAGGATGTTTTAGGTCTTAGATAA
- a CDS encoding outer membrane beta-barrel protein: protein MDKLKVLIITAMVSASASAAEASTSVDDLRFGLMLSKTKVDLDIGGESASQDVNATVLFVEKHITPRIAVHVDYKHINNDCDEVCADSTNLTRSVELSARFSQKPAEWLEVFGRAGVNYYSEKSFSSWHLAHFSSTESGFGPVVAAGFAVSLEKNIQLGIEYDVSFLRSSEKAAFASLFISMNY from the coding sequence ATGGATAAGTTAAAAGTGTTGATTATTACTGCGATGGTTTCCGCCTCTGCTTCTGCCGCGGAAGCATCTACATCCGTCGATGATCTTCGTTTTGGGCTAATGTTGTCCAAAACGAAGGTTGATCTCGATATTGGCGGTGAGAGTGCATCGCAAGATGTGAATGCAACTGTGCTCTTTGTGGAAAAACACATCACTCCCCGTATTGCGGTCCACGTGGATTACAAACATATTAACAATGATTGCGATGAGGTTTGTGCGGATTCAACTAACTTAACTCGCAGTGTTGAACTTTCTGCACGCTTTTCACAAAAGCCAGCTGAGTGGCTTGAGGTTTTTGGGCGTGCCGGTGTCAATTATTATTCCGAGAAGTCGTTCTCATCGTGGCATCTAGCGCACTTCTCCAGCACTGAGTCGGGTTTCGGGCCTGTTGTGGCTGCAGGTTTTGCTGTTTCGCTCGAAAAGAACATTCAGCTAGGCATCGAGTATGATGTATCGTTTTTGCGGTCAAGTGAGAAAGCTGCCTTTGCCTCACTGTTCATTAGCATGAATTATTAG
- the ribA gene encoding GTP cyclohydrolase II, whose protein sequence is MTIRFIESCKLPTPFGMFVMHGFEDDKTEKEHVVLTMGDISGCEPLLARVHSECLTGDALFSLRCDCGPQLQAAMHKIGLVGRGVIFYLRQEGRGIGLVNKIRAYSLQDCGADTVEANEQLGFGADMRDYSILKPMLEHLNIKSLKLLTNNPRKVKALQDMGINVVERMPHQTGRNPHNAKYLETKAGKLGHLFNEIDEDK, encoded by the coding sequence GTGACAATTCGTTTTATAGAATCTTGCAAATTGCCGACACCCTTTGGCATGTTTGTAATGCACGGTTTTGAAGATGACAAGACCGAAAAAGAGCATGTGGTACTCACCATGGGCGATATCAGTGGTTGCGAACCTTTGCTCGCGCGCGTTCATTCGGAATGTTTAACGGGCGATGCACTGTTTAGTTTGCGTTGTGATTGTGGCCCGCAATTGCAAGCTGCCATGCATAAAATTGGTTTGGTAGGGCGCGGTGTTATTTTTTACTTGCGTCAGGAAGGTCGCGGTATTGGTTTGGTGAATAAAATTCGTGCTTACTCATTGCAGGATTGCGGTGCAGATACCGTTGAGGCCAATGAGCAGTTAGGTTTTGGTGCAGATATGCGCGACTACAGCATTTTGAAACCAATGCTCGAACATTTAAATATTAAATCGCTAAAGTTACTTACCAATAATCCGCGCAAAGTAAAAGCGCTACAAGATATGGGTATCAATGTGGTTGAGCGTATGCCGCATCAGACAGGTCGCAATCCACACAATGCAAAATATCTTGAAACAAAAGCTGGTAAGCTCGGGCATTTGTTTAATGAAATAGATGAAGACAAATAG